The following nucleotide sequence is from Corticium candelabrum chromosome 19, ooCorCand1.1, whole genome shotgun sequence.
GGAAAAAGATGCGGGACGAAGTTTGGAAGTACGTGTTTTGGATGAATGATATTAATAGAAATAATATGCCTACTAGCTATAGGCAGTTGTGCTACCTAGATACATGCACTTGCATGACTAAAGCCGTAGCTCGCGATGGTAGCTGTACATGTCAATGCCTAGTTGTGAAGGCTCCAACgcattaaaaattaattgtttgcaTGAAGTCAAATTTTCAAGGTGCTGCAGCTAGTCTAGTAGAGTATATGATCATGAAGTCTACAGCATGTGGACAGTGGTGAGGGTTTTATAAAtataggttaattaattaaggaataCTCACGCACGCAGACATGCACATTCACACCTCTAATCTACCAGTAGAACAGCTAGGCAGTTGCAGGCATATACAAGCTAGTAAACAATAGAAgcctaattagttaataatcgTATATACCAGATATGTTAATTTGTCAGCCTTCCAAATGTTGTAAATTTTAGGCTATATAAGCCGGTTTAGGAAGTAAAATGCAAGCTAggagtatatatatatatatatatatatatatatatatatatatatatatagctgcAGTTTGCACCACAAACAGCATATTTTATTGAGGTTATTATATATGGAGTCTATACTATTTATGAAATGTAAGGAATCTGCTACTCGATAATTACACTTCTAAGTTGGAAATTGTGCTGTTTTTCAAAGGGCTGTGGTTACACATGCAATATCTTggagcaaattaattaagcaatgaCAGTATATGTATGCCACCCGTCTAGATCTACAAAATGGGTGTCTGCATATGCTGTGAAACGATGCAGCTCATTTATCAAGATAACAAGCAAGTGAGTCTGTGGAAAGAGTtccacatacagacacacctACCAACATGTCAATCACATCCAGCTTGACATGTGGAGACTCACATGTGCAGACAAGTGTTAATTGGCCCCAAATTCTCATACATGTTATTCCAACCTCAGTACAAGTTGGAGCACAGCTAGTATACAGGTGCTGAAGTCTATATACCAGCTTGCATGAGACTGATGCAAATGCTTCAATAAAGCAACTTCATTTACACAAACTTGATCTAAATTTGTGGAACAAAATTCAGCCACTCATTGCAACTATAATCACTAAACTCGGTTGTATCAAGTCAACAAAACAAGTTGGATGACAATCAATGTCACTCTTAGAGTTTTTATtctaagtaattaatattaactaatccATACCATTTGGCATCGAAATGACAGTAGCTACATTGTTGTCACTCAAACTGTCAACAGGACTGAATGTTGCTTGTTTCTCGGCTGTGAATATATTTTTGTCTGAACTGCAACTGCATGCGTTTGTCCTCTTCAGGTATGGGCCGAGGTGCTGACACTGCAGATGCTATTGCTGTGTGTGCTTGATGTATGGATGACTGATAGTCAAGACCAATGGCTGGTGATTGGGAGCACCTTAAGCTTAACTCTGAGCTCTGATCGTTCTTGATTTCAGTTTGATCAGGTGTGCCTTGAATATGAACAAGTGAAGGTCAGACTCAATGTTACATATGATCAAACAGCCagttttcacacacacacacacacacacacacacacacacacacacacacacacacacacacacacacacacacacacacacacacacacacacacacacacacacacacactgtctaAACTAACATTAGAAAATACATCCAGACGTAGGTAGCAACTGGGACTCCCAACATCTCCAATCATGCAGgctctatgtctgtctacaaTACTGCATGTGCTTAGTGTACCTGCCAGCTAGGCGTTCCTCGGCTGTGCTGTAGAAGCTGAACAAGCTGAAGAACAATCACGAGAGTATGTGGCAATGAATGTACTTTTCAAAACATGACAATCGAGTAGAACATTGCACAAACTGAACGCAGTCAGTATACGTACGGTAGTAGTTAGTATCTCAGCAGCAACTCTCCACATTACAACTAGGAAACAATCTGCACACAATAATGCTAATGACATATACTGTACCCATGAAAAAGCATGTCTAGCAATTAAGAGACTAGTTTAGCACATAAAACTATGCACGACTCAAGTTTGTGGTATAACAATTAAACTACACACTTGCAGTGAGCTGATGATagaatatcaataatattgaagTCTCATTTTCTGATCAGAATTTCTGATCAGAATTTCTGCACTTACAAGGAGAGAGTCATCTCTGATGTAAGCCTGCTTTGTCAAATCCAAGTGACTAATAAGATTACAGTCCCCCATCCTGACAAGTTTTGATCAGTTTTTCTCATGTACAGTAACTGTCAAATTGCCACTCTCTACAGCTGTCACTTTCAGCTGAGTCAGGTGTACATCAATTTCATGATCTACCATATGGCCCGGGCCCCATATGCTCAACGGTATCACCTAATGATGTCAATGTGCTACTACTGCACTAGGAAGGTAATGTGCACCATATCTGTGTATACAATGTGTTTCAACGTCTTTTATCTGAAGTCTCATATATGTATCAGTCAACACCATCCTAGAGTTTAGTCTCAAACATACCATGCAGTATACATATAGTTACCTAGCTAGATATGTTTTTTGCTACTAGAATGAATGGGCTCCTGCAGGTAATAAAtactcatgcatgcatgattgTGTACTCCTCCCATCATTAATTTTGTCTGTCGCCTTTGTGTACACATGTAACCCACTTGTTCATcaatttgcatgtttgtttgctaattgtctgtttatcaatgTGTAAGTTTGTCATCTCTAAGCATACCTAGTGAGAACatccaacagacagaaattcaCAAAAAACTTGAGCAAAATCACATCCATCATCTGCGTGTTTCTGATTAAAATTTTTGGGTTACCAACTTttcaaatttatattattatttaattgactAACCTGCAGATCATGCAACTCTCCAATCCATGCACATCCATCTCCATTGTTGTTGCACTTCACTTTAAGATCAACAACTTTACGTTCATGAATTTTATCCAAAAATGCCTGAAGTGATTATTTACAATATATAACCCTAATAATATGTAATGTAAACGCTATTGTACTGCACCCACCTCACTTCTCTTCTCCACCTTGTTATCCAGTGGACATTTAAACTTTCTATCTCTTCAACAAATAGTGACAACATATTACTTTATGGTCTTATAGTTATTCCAACTAAAATTAAGTTTTATTTACTTTGTGATTTTGTCCACGCAGCTTTTGCACATGAGGTGACCGCACGGAGTCTGTAGAGGCTCTCTGAGAGCAAGCAAGCAGATGGGACACTCGAGATTTTTTCAACGGCTTTACAAACTCCGCTTCATAACCACCAGTCGCAGGAGCTGCAGACGCCATATTGAGTAGAACAGAAATATGATATTGGAATGAAGCAATTACATGCATCACGTGCTGCTTGTTTGATAATTTGTATGTATAGTCAAACCTTCATAGTAGACTGATGTTATTAGGGTGCCGCAAAAAAGCAATGCAATTAATTGTAACAACGTTCGACTAGTTGATTTGATTGTAAATTTGCCTGTTCAAAGCCTGTCGTTACATCACTTCTTGCAGTCTAGATAAAGAAAAGCGATAATTATAATGAAGATGGTTAAGATCGAGACACAAAACTCGATCTACAATATTGTGGAAGAGTTTACTTAATTAGTACAAACAAGTGTTATTCAGACTaagttttatgtacataattaattaacataacgCAACAGTTGTTGCGAAAATAGCCACATGCATTGCAGTTGTGAAAATCACGACAAAGTCACATGGTATAGACAGTAGAAGaataatttgttaattaattaatagttacaaacatgacaagcgcatgcatgcatgcgcatttCATGTGATCGTACGTGGTatggtacacgtgtacattcGCAGTTTTTACAAACTGGATTACGCAGTCAATAATTTACGAGCTAGAACAGTCATAATGATATCATGTGTTTGATTGCACAATATAGTTGCAACACGTACAAAATATTGCAGTAAGTGTAGTCTAGCAATACAAAACGACTAGAAGACTCCTACTGTACAACGGGCATGATGCGTATGACGTACGTGTcatctctgccaaaactcACATCGCTCGCAGAAGAAAATTTGCGTTGAGCTCGTGCACAAGGCATGCACGCAGAAGTTGCGCAAGCGGAAGTCAACATGACTAAGCCAACATGACTAAGTCAACATGACTAAGTCAACAAACGCTATTATTAGGACAGCACAACTGGACTGAAGCTTAGTTACTAGGTGTTCTGATGTCAAGTAGCACTAGGTTGGTATGTCTAGGTCTGTTCAAGATCACGGAACGAGCTGTCAGTTGACGTATGCAAGAGATGTGCCAGAGAGCAGTAACCACATTGTGTAAGTACAGCTAGTGCACTGGCCAGTTTGTGTAAGTACAGTGCGGTGCACTAGAGCCAGTTTGTGTAGGTACACGTGTAAACTAGAGAGCCAGTTTGTCTAGGTTAGTACAAATTTCTCGCCTTTGACCGTCACAATTGCTGTTAAACAAACGAAAGTAATGTCTCTGTCACGATTAGCACGGTTGCCGCAACCCACAACAGCACTAGcttcgccccagacgcagtgtggattgcagcccggatgccatcaccactacgtctggtatggtaccgcctttctgggcgggagtaagtatgtaatcaaattcttcagcgcgtATCATACTGGTGATGaaagcgcatccggggctgcaatccacaagGCTACAACAGCAGTTTCCACTGCGATATTGAAGTCCCGAATGTTTTCCAGCACGTGCGCACGTGAGTAGGTTAACGCGTACGGCAACCGTTTCGGACCAGTGGGTGGGGCACAACAACCTACAGTAACTGTAAATGCGCCTTTGGCCAGAAGCGCGCTGATCTGACTCCGCCTTGACAAGAGCTTTCTCTAGTGATATGCGTAATTGCTCTCAGAGACGTCTCACTGCCTAGCTACATGAGTTTTCCCACGGTACGCGAAATTCGTGGACCAACTTCTTGTAGAATAGCTCGACAGCCACAAACGAAATAAATAGACGGCACTATTAGTCAAGAATTCGAAGAATTCGAAGAACTGAACTCCCATGCACAATTGCATGTAGGTTACAACCAAATAGGGAAAACAGAGTACACCGTAAGAAGAATAGAAAACACGTGATTAGATTATGGTATTCGTAGAATCATAGTGCGTGCGTTACTATGACGTCATTGCTATTTTAGGACCTTTGTGGTTTGTATATGTTAGTTACCATGGTCATTGCACGTTTGTATAAATGTTCGTTACCATGGTCATGTACAACAGTACCGTCACTTGTTCATGTCTAGACTTGCCGGTTGTTACAGCGTCGCATACGTAACCAAAGTCCCAGAGAACTTACATTGTGTGTTATGTCGCACAGTGCTCGACAAGCCAGTCCAAGCGTCTTGCGGAGATCGCTTCCATCAGCCATGCTTCAAGTCTTTATTTAAGTGAGTGAAAAAAGTTACTAATTTGTTAGTTACAGTAAAGTAGCAGAAGAATGTTTGAgttggttgtactgtactgtacatgcatgtacatcaaGCACTGATTGAAGCTAAAAGAAATTGGTTGTACCAATTTATCAATATCTCGAAGACACTTTGACTTTGCTTTACTATGTTACGTTTGTCCTTTTCCTACGTACTAGTAGGCTTGTTCCAAGCTTGTCTATAGTTAGCTAAAAGGTGATTGACCTTTGTATTGTACTAGTGTCGGTCGGTTCAAggtacatacgtacatgagTATAGATCGACATGTACACTACCTTTGCTCTTTCCACTAACTCACCATAATGTTGTGCATTCTACATTTGTTGCGATAATGTCATCAAGTTGTTAGCCAGTTATCTAGTGCTTGAA
It contains:
- the LOC134194464 gene encoding TNF receptor-associated factor 6-B-like, with product MCKSCVDKITKDRKFKCPLDNKVEKRSEAFLDKIHERKVVDLKVKCNNNGDGCAWIGELHDLQKHADDGCDFAQVFCEFLSVGCSH